The Sulfitobacter sp. S190 genome includes the window TTCAGGGCAAGACCCGGAAAGTCCTCTGCCAAACGCGGAGCAACACGCGCGGCAGGCCCGGCCGCATGGCGGTCGAGCGTCACCAGAACGATGGTGTAGGGCTTATGCATCACGTCATCGCGCAAAATGGGCCTTCGCTTCATAAAGGGTGTCGACTGAAATTTCGGAAAGACCTCGCTCGGAGGCGAAGCTCTCGGTGTTGCGGCGGGCCTTTCCGCGCACAAAAAAGGGTATTTTCTTCAGTTCACGTTCCGCAGTTTCAAGCCAGATGACGTCAGCACCAGAAGGGACATTATCGTGGAGCGCGGGGTCTTGCTTCATCTTGCCTTCTAAACTCATAGGCGCTTGCGCCTTCCGGGGGGATGCTGCGGGCGTGTGCCCTGCGTGATGGGACGGCCCGGCAGCGTCATTGAATTCGAAATCCTCCCGGAACATGTGGAGCAGGTGCTCCTCCAGCCCCATGACAAGCGGATGGATCCACGTGTCGAACATTACGTTCGCCCCTTCAAACCCCATCTGCGGAGAGTAGCGGGCCGGGAAATCCTGTACATGGACAGGCGCCGATATCACGGCACATGGAATGCCCAGACGCTTGCCGATATGGCGCTCCATCTGCGTGCCGAGAATCATTTCTGGCTGTAGCGCTTCGATTGCCCGTTCGACTTCGAGATAGTCGTCGGTAATCAGCGCCTCCAATCCGAAGTCTTTTGCGAGGGCGCGTACGGGTCGGGCAAATTCCCGATTGTAACACCCCAACCCGCAAACTTCGAAGCCCATCTCGTCGCGCGCCACACGTGCGGCCGCAGCAACATGTGTGCCGTCGCCGAAGATGAAGACACGTTTGCCCGTCAGATAGGTGCTGTCGACGGACCCGCTCCACCACGTCTGGCGCAAGCCTTGCGTGTCGATGGCAGCGGTACTGCCGGAAAGCGTACGCACTTCCTCAATGAAATCGCGGGTGGCACCGGTACCGATAGGAACTGTTTTTGTGAAGGGCTGGCCAAAAGTCCTTTCGCAAAGACGCGCAGTCTGCTCGCCAGTTTCTGGGTAGAGCAATACGTTGAAATGCGCGGCGCCCATGCGGGCGATGTCTGCTGGCGTCGCGCCCATTGGTGCAGTTACATTGACTTCGATACCCATTTCGAACAACAGATTGGTGATCTCAGCGACATCATCACGATGGCGAAATCCCAAAGCCGTCGGGCCGAGGACATTGCACGAGACCCGCGGCGTCTTTGCCATCGGTTTCGCGAGGTGACGCACGATTTGGAAGAAAGTCTCGTCCGCTCCGAAGTTTTCCTTGCGTTGGTAGCTGGGCAATTCAAGGGGTATGACCGGGATCGGAAGCCCCATTGTTTCAGCGAGACCTCCGGGGTCGTCCTGGATCAGCTCGGCGGTGCATGACGCACCGACGATCATTGCTTCGGGCTTGAACCGGTCGTAGGCATCTTGGCAGGCTTTTTTGAAAAGCCCTGCAGTGTCGCTGCCGAGGTCACGTGCCTGGAAGGTTGTATAGCTCACCGGCGGGCGGTGATCGCGCCGTTCGATCATCGTGAAGAGCAGATCGGCATAGGTATCGCCCTGAGGGGCATGCAAGACGTAGTGCAGCCCCTTCATACCGGTAGCGACGCGCATCGCTCCGACGTGGGGCGGGCCCTCATATGTCCAGACGGTCAGCTTCATTTGCGCCCTCGCGTGCCCCATACGGGGGCCAGCCCCCGGACCCCCGGAGTATTTTCAGCCAAGAAAGATGGGCGCCGGCACATCATCGCGCTGGCTCCAGTATGGATTTGCGGCGGAGTGGTTTTGCGAAGAGGGCGGCCAGATCGCCGGCCTGCTCGTAAAAATGCACCGGTGTGAAAACCAGTTCGATGGCCCATTTTGTTGACAGGCCCTCTGCTTCGAGGGGGTTCGCCAGGCCGAGGCCACAGACTGTCAGGTCTGGGGCTGCTGCGCGGCAACGGTCGAGTTGCAAATCCACGTCCTGACCTTCGGAAATTTGCGGTCCTGACGGCAGGAGTTCGAGGTCGGGACCATGTAGCGCGTCGTGGATGTAGGGGGATCCAACTTCGATCGGCGTCATGCCGCATTCGCGACTTAGGAAACGGGCGAGAGGAATCTCAAGCTGGCTGTCGGGAAAGAAGAAGATCGACTTTTTGTTTAGTGTTTGAGCCGCTTGCGCGATTGCCTGACGTGCCCGTCTGCGCGGCGCGGCGGTCACGGCTTCGAATGTCGCGGCCGTCACACCGAACTCTTTCGCGATTGCAGAGAGCCAAGCTGTCGTGCCCTCTTCGCCCAGGGGGAAGGGGGCGGGCAAGTGTCGTGCGCCGCGACGCTCCAGGGCGGCATGCGTGTC containing:
- the bchB gene encoding ferredoxin:protochlorophyllide reductase (ATP-dependent) subunit B; the protein is MKLTVWTYEGPPHVGAMRVATGMKGLHYVLHAPQGDTYADLLFTMIERRDHRPPVSYTTFQARDLGSDTAGLFKKACQDAYDRFKPEAMIVGASCTAELIQDDPGGLAETMGLPIPVIPLELPSYQRKENFGADETFFQIVRHLAKPMAKTPRVSCNVLGPTALGFRHRDDVAEITNLLFEMGIEVNVTAPMGATPADIARMGAAHFNVLLYPETGEQTARLCERTFGQPFTKTVPIGTGATRDFIEEVRTLSGSTAAIDTQGLRQTWWSGSVDSTYLTGKRVFIFGDGTHVAAAARVARDEMGFEVCGLGCYNREFARPVRALAKDFGLEALITDDYLEVERAIEALQPEMILGTQMERHIGKRLGIPCAVISAPVHVQDFPARYSPQMGFEGANVMFDTWIHPLVMGLEEHLLHMFREDFEFNDAAGPSHHAGHTPAASPRKAQAPMSLEGKMKQDPALHDNVPSGADVIWLETAERELKKIPFFVRGKARRNTESFASERGLSEISVDTLYEAKAHFAR